A region of the Candidatus Methylomirabilota bacterium genome:
ACCTCGACCTCTGCCACCTCGACCTGAAGGGGCAACTCATGGGCTTGGCGGGTCTCCAAGCTGAGGAGGATCGCTTCCCGGATGTTCGCCAGAGCCTCCTCCCGCGTCCGCCCCTGCGAGATACAGCCAGGGAGGGCTGGACATTCGATCACGTAGTAGCCGGCCTCGTCCTGTTGGAGGGTCACCAGGAACCGCAGAAAACGCCCTCCTGATGGAGTGGTGAACACTGAGTGAACTACTCTTTTCGCATGCCTTTTGTATCACACTCCCGAAA
Encoded here:
- a CDS encoding type II toxin-antitoxin system HicB family antitoxin; translated protein: MRFLVTLQQDEAGYYVIECPALPGCISQGRTREEALANIREAILLSLETRQAHELPLQVEVAEVEVATS